From the Saccharobesus litoralis genome, one window contains:
- a CDS encoding transposase has protein sequence MATARRSQICLEETQYYHCISRCVRRAFLCGNDKFTTKNFDHRKGWIVKRIKQLASIFAIDIAAYAVMSNHYHVVLHVNRDKALTWDDQTVLKQWTLLCKPKPVVERWLSGNIISQSDNLIIQQCVTEYRQRLMDISWFMRFLNEHVARLANEEDNCTGRFWEGRFKSQALLDETALLACMAYVDLNPIRANITDSLETSDYTSIQERMGLQPEPQTNPIPASENDLNDNQQNEKLQHDNTSTPLQDRLASIPLAPLQRFAGNSHIENNKQAIQHELINYLALVDWTSRQIHPNKRGKVAAEHPSILTTLNITEDNWLAFSNQIEQDFSQAIGTESRLHSFGRSLHKKRHRGLGKAKRYYAIPAALTSA, from the coding sequence ATGGCAACCGCACGACGCTCGCAAATTTGTTTAGAGGAAACCCAATATTATCACTGCATATCACGCTGTGTGCGCCGCGCGTTTTTGTGTGGCAACGACAAATTCACCACCAAAAACTTTGACCATCGCAAAGGTTGGATAGTCAAGCGCATCAAACAACTTGCCAGTATCTTTGCCATTGATATTGCGGCTTATGCCGTTATGAGCAACCACTATCATGTTGTACTGCATGTTAACCGCGATAAAGCCTTAACATGGGATGACCAAACCGTATTAAAACAATGGACATTACTATGTAAACCTAAACCCGTTGTTGAGCGCTGGCTATCAGGCAATATCATTAGCCAATCTGATAACCTCATTATTCAACAATGTGTTACCGAATACCGCCAACGATTAATGGATATCAGTTGGTTTATGCGCTTTTTAAATGAACATGTTGCAAGGTTAGCCAATGAAGAAGACAACTGTACAGGCCGATTTTGGGAAGGACGGTTTAAATCACAAGCCTTGTTAGATGAAACTGCATTACTGGCGTGTATGGCTTACGTGGATTTAAATCCCATTCGCGCTAATATCACTGATTCCTTAGAAACGTCTGATTACACCTCCATTCAAGAACGCATGGGTTTACAACCTGAACCACAAACCAACCCAATACCAGCAAGCGAAAATGACCTAAACGACAATCAGCAAAACGAAAAACTACAGCACGACAACACAAGTACTCCACTGCAAGACAGGCTGGCATCTATACCTTTAGCGCCACTGCAACGTTTTGCTGGTAATAGCCATATCGAAAACAACAAACAGGCCATTCAACATGAACTGATAAACTATTTGGCATTGGTTGATTGGACGAGTCGACAAATACACCCAAACAAACGCGGCAAGGTCGCAGCTGAGCATCCCAGTATATTAACCACACTCAATATCACAGAAGATAATTGGCTCGCCTTTTCCAACCAAATAGAACAAGACTTTAGCCAAGCCATTGGTACCGAATCACGCTTACACAGTTTTGGACGTTCATTACATAAGAAACGCCATCGAGGTTTGGGTAAAGCTAAACGCTATTACGCCATTCCCGCAGCATTGACATCAGCTTGA
- a CDS encoding integron integrase: protein MFVYKNILKKETDNLNFRFTKRQISVPVVISQQEAISIINLMSGKYQLICSLLFGAGLRINEALRLRIKDLDFNNQSIFVFRGKGNKDRCTLLPLTLAPKLKNQINYATRLHHKDLSDGYGLTSLPISLIKKYGNAAKDLSWQYLFASSTRCMHPQDGYICRHHIHESAFRKQLRKAVLASGINKRVTAHTFKHSFATELLRNGADIRTVQELLGHNDVRTTEIYTHVIGSKFGYAKSPLDLG, encoded by the coding sequence ATTTTCGTTTACAAAAATATCTTAAAAAAAGAGACTGATAACCTCAATTTTCGATTTACAAAGCGCCAGATTTCTGTGCCTGTAGTTATTAGCCAACAAGAAGCAATATCAATAATCAACTTGATGTCTGGAAAATATCAATTAATTTGCAGTTTATTATTTGGTGCTGGTCTCAGGATTAATGAAGCACTTAGATTAAGGATCAAAGATCTGGATTTTAATAACCAATCTATATTCGTTTTTCGGGGAAAAGGCAACAAAGATAGATGTACTTTACTACCGCTAACACTCGCGCCTAAGCTTAAAAATCAAATAAATTACGCAACTCGCTTACACCATAAAGATCTTTCCGATGGGTATGGTTTAACGTCGTTACCTATTAGCTTAATAAAAAAATATGGTAATGCAGCTAAAGATTTAAGCTGGCAGTATCTATTTGCCTCTTCAACCAGATGCATGCACCCGCAAGACGGTTATATTTGTCGTCATCATATTCATGAGTCTGCTTTTCGAAAGCAATTGCGCAAAGCCGTTCTTGCAAGCGGAATTAATAAACGAGTAACTGCCCATACTTTCAAGCATTCCTTTGCCACTGAGCTTTTACGCAACGGTGCTGATATTAGAACGGTTCAGGAGTTACTTGGCCATAACGATGTTCGAACCACAGAAATTTATACTCACGTAATTGGCAGTAAATTCGGCTATGCTAAAAGCCCATTGGATTTGGGCTAG
- a CDS encoding EAL domain-containing protein, translating into MKLTQRFLIFAAVAMIVVVVAFVLATKHTLGQWQTEQQSRAVASNQTASELLVEYFINAAKANAELYNRYQSPVMLSSKLSDIGIVFDNQGAILASSDSQITVSKDKLQNWINSKSINVSFGVSQIANTPALTTIQPLGNNQFYLYATFIDDAWYQQTKVHFTARFTDAIDVSGQGNLSNWRSFSFLIATAPKYLVFEDYLGNGYVELDFPPLLSPDAQDNSALYNYAFLLLAVIVAVLIGLLYALEKNFLKPIASLSHQVTSIKPEQGFVSAIDVDCKDEIGDLALSLNKMFKDLFSAKEFNRVILKSIGDAVITTDLDGDISFMNSSACYLLNKNLDEVRGLHVAEVLPFTEMEDANNLKTIMQEVLSAGTSTSLSRITHKINRGIDTLFIEKHITLLRDENEKIIGSVLVLRDMTQAERLRRKLDFQASYDAVTKLLNRHKYEEALQLAFAEAKQLGSTHVLCQIDLDRFKLINDSAGHAAGDQLLYEVGSVIKTQIRKTDVCARIGGDEFGIILHNVTVESSMLLFEKIVDQIKDYRFIWGGKIYSIGASLGVTQIVSTSQEIAEIRREADVACYMAKNAGQNNIRVFDISNESLNSHHQAPRWATRINDALVNDRFQLYFQPISATDVNSKERIHYEILLRMNDEKEGLLSPGLFLPAAERFRLTPKIDRWVIKNVFRWLSARPELWNSVTFSINLSGESLTDEDLIGYIISLHDRAGFPPQAICFEITETAAVSNLSTAAGLIEQLKEHGFVFALDDFGKGFSSYSYLQNLPAEYVKIDGGFVKEMTSNLRDKEIVRSIHEISNVMGMKTIAEFVESEEILEAVSSMGIHYAQGYGVGRPAELSTFSLPTPKPTQAGKDSLQELH; encoded by the coding sequence ATGAAATTAACGCAAAGGTTTTTAATCTTTGCCGCTGTTGCGATGATTGTTGTCGTCGTTGCCTTCGTATTGGCAACTAAACATACATTGGGACAATGGCAGACCGAACAACAAAGTCGAGCAGTAGCGTCTAATCAGACCGCTTCTGAGCTTTTGGTCGAATATTTTATTAATGCAGCGAAAGCAAACGCTGAGTTATATAATCGCTATCAATCGCCAGTCATGTTATCTAGCAAGCTGTCTGATATCGGGATTGTTTTCGATAATCAAGGCGCCATTCTTGCCTCCAGTGATAGCCAAATCACAGTCAGCAAAGACAAATTACAAAACTGGATCAACAGTAAATCGATTAATGTATCGTTTGGTGTTTCGCAAATTGCCAATACGCCGGCGTTAACAACTATTCAACCACTGGGTAATAATCAGTTTTATTTATATGCGACGTTTATTGACGACGCTTGGTACCAACAAACAAAAGTTCATTTTACCGCACGCTTCACAGACGCAATCGATGTAAGTGGGCAAGGTAACTTATCTAACTGGCGTTCATTTTCTTTTTTAATTGCTACTGCACCTAAGTATTTAGTATTTGAAGACTATTTAGGTAATGGATACGTTGAGTTAGACTTTCCTCCTTTACTATCGCCAGACGCACAAGACAATTCAGCCTTGTATAACTATGCGTTTTTATTATTAGCTGTCATAGTTGCGGTTTTGATAGGTTTACTTTACGCGCTAGAGAAAAATTTTCTTAAACCCATTGCCAGCCTGAGTCATCAGGTAACGAGTATCAAACCCGAACAGGGTTTTGTTAGTGCAATAGATGTTGATTGCAAAGATGAGATTGGGGATCTGGCATTATCATTAAATAAAATGTTTAAAGATTTGTTCTCAGCCAAAGAATTTAATCGGGTAATTTTAAAATCTATTGGCGATGCGGTGATCACTACTGATTTGGATGGCGACATTAGTTTTATGAATTCATCCGCTTGTTACTTGTTGAATAAAAATTTGGATGAAGTTCGCGGTTTGCATGTGGCTGAAGTTTTGCCATTTACAGAAATGGAAGATGCAAACAACTTAAAAACTATTATGCAGGAAGTGCTTAGTGCAGGAACCTCAACCAGTCTCAGTCGAATTACCCATAAAATAAACCGTGGCATTGATACTTTATTTATTGAAAAGCACATAACCTTGCTACGCGACGAAAATGAAAAAATTATAGGTTCAGTGCTTGTACTCAGAGACATGACTCAGGCTGAACGTTTACGACGTAAGTTAGATTTTCAAGCAAGCTATGATGCCGTCACCAAACTGCTCAATCGTCATAAATATGAAGAAGCACTACAGCTCGCTTTTGCCGAAGCCAAGCAACTCGGTAGCACGCACGTATTGTGTCAGATAGATCTGGATCGCTTTAAGTTGATTAACGATAGCGCAGGCCATGCGGCCGGTGATCAGTTGCTATATGAAGTGGGTTCTGTAATAAAAACCCAAATTCGAAAAACAGACGTGTGCGCGCGCATAGGTGGTGATGAGTTTGGGATCATTCTCCACAACGTGACCGTTGAAAGTTCCATGCTTTTGTTTGAAAAAATTGTCGACCAGATTAAAGATTACCGCTTTATATGGGGTGGGAAAATCTACTCAATTGGCGCTAGCCTAGGTGTTACGCAGATCGTCTCGACTAGCCAAGAAATAGCAGAAATTCGTCGAGAAGCCGATGTTGCCTGTTATATGGCAAAAAATGCCGGACAAAATAATATTCGCGTTTTTGATATTAGTAATGAAAGTTTAAATTCACATCATCAGGCTCCGCGTTGGGCGACTCGAATTAATGACGCCTTAGTTAATGATAGATTCCAGTTATATTTTCAACCCATTAGTGCTACCGACGTAAATAGCAAAGAACGCATTCATTATGAAATATTATTAAGAATGAATGACGAAAAAGAAGGTTTATTGTCGCCGGGTTTATTTTTACCGGCAGCGGAACGTTTTCGCTTAACACCGAAAATTGACCGCTGGGTGATAAAAAATGTTTTCCGTTGGTTGTCAGCTCGACCAGAACTGTGGAATAGCGTGACCTTCTCAATTAATTTGTCTGGCGAATCATTAACGGATGAAGATTTAATTGGCTACATTATTAGCTTACATGATCGCGCTGGTTTTCCACCGCAAGCGATATGTTTTGAAATAACTGAAACCGCCGCTGTGTCGAATTTAAGTACGGCAGCGGGGTTAATCGAACAACTCAAAGAGCACGGTTTTGTGTTTGCTCTTGACGATTTTGGTAAAGGCTTTTCTTCATATAGTTACTTACAAAACCTGCCAGCTGAGTATGTGAAGATAGATGGTGGATTTGTTAAAGAAATGACCTCTAACTTACGTGATAAGGAAATTGTCCGTTCGATACATGAAATCAGCAATGTCATGGGCATGAAGACCATTGCCGAATTTGTCGAATCTGAAGAAATATTAGAGGCTGTGTCCAGTATGGGGATCCATTACGCACAAGGGTATGGCGTGGGTCGCCCTGCCGAACTCAGCACATTTAGCTTGCCAACCCCTAAGCCAACACAAGCGGGTAAAGACAGCTTACAAGAATTGCATTAG
- a CDS encoding P-II family nitrogen regulator, which translates to MKLVTAIIKPHKLDDVREALSAIEVKGITATEVKGFGRQRGHVELYRGAEYSIDFVPKTKLEIAVTNERVDEVIDVVMKAANTSTIGDGKVFVTNLEQAFRIRTGEAGEEAL; encoded by the coding sequence ATGAAGTTAGTTACTGCGATAATAAAACCGCACAAACTGGACGACGTTAGGGAGGCGTTGTCTGCAATTGAAGTAAAAGGAATAACAGCAACAGAAGTAAAAGGCTTTGGTCGTCAACGCGGACACGTAGAGCTATACCGTGGTGCTGAATACAGTATAGATTTTGTGCCCAAAACAAAATTAGAAATTGCTGTTACAAACGAGCGAGTCGATGAGGTCATTGATGTAGTCATGAAAGCGGCCAATACCAGCACCATAGGTGATGGTAAAGTTTTCGTCACCAATTTAGAGCAAGCTTTCCGCATTCGTACCGGTGAAGCTGGCGAAGAAGCACTATAA
- a CDS encoding ammonium transporter, whose protein sequence is MKKLLLSLTLLLPSMAFADSLDTGDTAWILTASALVLFMTLPGLALFYGGLVRSKNVLSVLMQCFAIACMASLLWLIFGYSLSFGEGNAFIGDLSKVFLQGVEKDTLAGTIPEPLFFAFQMTFAIITPALMVGGFAERMKFSSVLLFSAAWLILVYFPVCHWVWGGGWLGSMGLLDFAGGTVVHITAGVGALVAAIVIKNRHGYPSASMMPHNLTMTLTGAGMLWVGWFGFNGGSALAANGDAAMAITVTHISAAAGSLAWMVMEWVKHGKPSVLGIVTGMVAGLGTITPASGFVGPAGALVIGISAGIVCFYATIWIKQKIQIDDSLDVFPVHGVGGILGTLLAGIFCSPNLGIFSGYGFADGIDSIGSQLGVQAIGVVATGLYTAVVSYILLLVVGKLTKGIRVEHEDEIQGLDIVSHDERGYNL, encoded by the coding sequence ATGAAAAAACTTCTTTTATCTTTGACCTTACTTCTACCTAGCATGGCTTTTGCTGACTCATTGGACACTGGCGATACCGCTTGGATCTTAACTGCTAGTGCGCTGGTGTTGTTTATGACATTACCAGGGCTAGCTTTGTTTTATGGCGGCTTAGTTCGCAGTAAAAACGTTTTATCTGTATTAATGCAATGTTTTGCGATCGCCTGTATGGCTTCGTTGCTTTGGCTTATTTTTGGCTATAGTTTGTCGTTTGGTGAGGGCAATGCTTTCATTGGTGACTTGTCAAAAGTTTTCCTACAAGGAGTCGAAAAGGACACATTAGCGGGCACCATACCTGAACCCCTATTTTTCGCCTTTCAAATGACATTCGCCATTATTACCCCTGCGTTAATGGTCGGCGGATTTGCAGAACGAATGAAATTCTCTTCTGTATTATTATTCTCTGCTGCATGGTTAATTTTAGTTTACTTCCCTGTCTGCCACTGGGTTTGGGGTGGCGGCTGGTTAGGCAGCATGGGACTATTAGATTTTGCTGGTGGTACCGTGGTACATATTACTGCTGGGGTTGGTGCTTTGGTGGCCGCGATTGTAATTAAAAACCGTCATGGCTATCCAAGTGCGAGCATGATGCCCCATAATCTAACCATGACATTAACTGGCGCTGGTATGCTTTGGGTTGGCTGGTTTGGTTTTAATGGTGGTTCGGCACTTGCTGCTAATGGCGACGCAGCCATGGCAATAACCGTGACTCATATATCAGCCGCAGCCGGCTCTTTAGCTTGGATGGTGATGGAGTGGGTTAAACATGGCAAACCCTCGGTACTAGGTATAGTAACCGGTATGGTAGCGGGTTTAGGAACAATCACCCCAGCTTCTGGGTTTGTCGGCCCTGCTGGCGCTTTAGTTATTGGCATTAGTGCAGGCATTGTATGCTTTTACGCCACCATTTGGATTAAGCAAAAAATCCAAATTGACGATTCGTTAGATGTGTTTCCGGTGCATGGTGTCGGTGGTATTTTAGGTACCCTACTGGCTGGTATATTTTGCTCGCCTAATTTAGGTATATTTAGTGGCTATGGTTTTGCTGATGGTATTGACTCAATTGGATCACAGCTTGGTGTACAAGCCATTGGTGTAGTCGCTACTGGCCTATATACCGCTGTCGTTAGCTATATTCTGTTGTTAGTTGTCGGTAAATTAACCAAAGGTATTCGTGTTGAACATGAAGATGAAATCCAAGGTTTGGATATAGTCAGTCATGATGAACGAGGTTATAACTTATAG
- the tsaA gene encoding tRNA (N6-threonylcarbamoyladenosine(37)-N6)-methyltransferase TrmO, giving the protein MKNEFHFRPIGVVCSPYKEKFAVPRQPNLVKQAKGIIQLYSEYSDPNAVKGLSGFSHIWLQFVFDQVPDNKWQASVRPPRLGGNDKIGVFASRSPFRPNPIGLSVVELKSVDIGKEQISLHIQGLDLVDGTPILDIKPYVEYVDSIQNTAAGFVNGKPEQINNVTFTPLALDFLRRFSRDFDYEFELIKQVLSQDPRPAYKKHKVDDKTYSVLLLDYDVKFNVLFSEQNQTTAAIQVSQIVNVAKV; this is encoded by the coding sequence ATGAAAAACGAATTCCATTTTAGACCGATTGGCGTAGTGTGCTCGCCATATAAGGAAAAATTTGCTGTTCCTCGCCAACCTAATTTAGTCAAGCAAGCTAAGGGTATTATTCAATTATATTCTGAGTATAGTGATCCTAATGCGGTTAAAGGATTGTCAGGGTTTAGCCATATTTGGTTGCAATTTGTATTTGACCAAGTACCTGATAACAAATGGCAAGCTAGTGTGCGTCCGCCACGATTAGGTGGAAATGACAAAATCGGCGTGTTTGCTAGCCGATCACCTTTTAGGCCAAATCCCATTGGTTTATCCGTAGTAGAGCTTAAAAGTGTCGATATTGGCAAAGAGCAAATTAGTTTACATATTCAAGGATTAGATTTAGTGGATGGTACGCCAATTCTGGATATCAAACCCTATGTTGAGTATGTGGACAGCATACAGAATACAGCAGCAGGCTTTGTGAATGGCAAACCAGAACAGATAAACAATGTAACCTTTACGCCATTGGCGTTGGACTTTTTACGGCGTTTTAGTCGTGATTTTGATTATGAATTTGAATTGATTAAACAAGTCTTGAGCCAAGACCCTCGCCCTGCTTATAAAAAGCATAAAGTCGACGATAAAACCTATTCCGTGTTGCTGCTCGATTATGACGTGAAATTTAACGTGCTATTTTCAGAGCAAAACCAGACCACGGCTGCAATACAAGTTAGTCAAATTGTCAATGTAGCAAAAGTTTAA
- the syd gene encoding SecY-interacting protein, with protein sequence MSESSANNMKKINIEQFSQIWTDNWRASQGCLPQIEHDCDYPSPCEVGQAKDGELISWQPVARSSTIDLNNINQALEFDLHPSVVELFCRQFSGNLSAQFDGNWLEIIQPWNEEDFERLQENLIAHHLMKRKLKQRPSSFIAVTDDDMLIISILNETGEVVLEPVGKEPSRVLAPDLGTFLAQLTPVMEQD encoded by the coding sequence ATGTCTGAATCTAGTGCAAATAACATGAAGAAAATTAATATTGAACAGTTTAGTCAAATATGGACAGATAATTGGCGTGCGTCGCAAGGCTGCTTACCCCAGATAGAACATGACTGTGATTATCCGAGCCCATGTGAAGTCGGGCAAGCGAAAGATGGCGAGTTAATTAGCTGGCAACCGGTAGCTCGCTCAAGCACGATTGATTTAAATAATATCAATCAAGCATTGGAATTTGACTTACACCCTTCAGTTGTCGAGTTGTTTTGCCGTCAATTTAGTGGAAATTTGTCGGCGCAATTTGATGGCAATTGGCTTGAAATTATTCAGCCATGGAATGAAGAAGACTTTGAGCGATTACAAGAAAACCTGATAGCTCATCATTTAATGAAACGAAAATTAAAACAACGGCCAAGCAGTTTTATTGCGGTCACCGATGATGATATGTTGATTATTTCGATATTGAACGAAACGGGTGAAGTGGTATTAGAACCGGTAGGTAAGGAACCGAGCCGAGTACTAGCGCCTGATCTCGGTACATTTTTAGCTCAACTAACCCCTGTTATGGAGCAAGATTAA
- the queF gene encoding NADPH-dependent 7-cyano-7-deazaguanine reductase QueF (Catalyzes the NADPH-dependent reduction of 7-cyano-7-deazaguanine (preQ0) to 7-aminomethyl-7-deazaguanine (preQ1) in queuosine biosynthesis) has product MPKNNTSHLLDQLTLGKNTEYKSSYDPSLLDTVPRSLTRQTLGIDEQHLPFVGVDIWTGYEVSWLNNKGKPQVAIAEFNFQFDSDVLVESKSFKLYLNSFNQSRFENWQQVQSVMTQDLTQASGKPVQVSLFSLDDYTNKGLCRPAQNHSVNLDQLDIDIDIYDYEPNLLKPLDKPLNVSETLVSHLLKSNCLVTGQPDWASVVIEYSGQALDHESVLKYLISFRGHNEFHEHCVERIYVDINNLIKPERLMVYARYTRRGGLDINPLRSSTKINAPFERLVRQ; this is encoded by the coding sequence ATGCCAAAGAACAACACAAGTCATTTACTCGATCAGCTTACTTTAGGTAAAAACACCGAATATAAATCAAGCTATGATCCTAGCCTACTCGACACGGTTCCGCGTAGTCTAACTCGACAAACCTTGGGGATCGACGAACAACACCTGCCTTTTGTCGGTGTCGATATTTGGACCGGGTATGAAGTCTCTTGGTTAAATAATAAAGGTAAGCCTCAAGTTGCCATTGCCGAGTTCAATTTTCAATTTGACTCAGATGTTTTAGTTGAATCCAAGTCATTCAAACTATATTTAAATAGTTTTAATCAATCTCGCTTTGAAAATTGGCAACAAGTACAAAGTGTAATGACACAAGACCTAACACAGGCCTCTGGCAAACCCGTGCAAGTTAGCTTATTTAGCCTTGATGATTATACCAATAAAGGTTTATGCCGCCCCGCGCAAAATCACAGTGTTAATCTTGATCAGTTAGATATCGACATTGATATTTATGACTATGAACCCAACTTATTAAAACCGCTGGATAAACCGTTAAACGTTAGCGAAACACTCGTTAGTCATCTACTCAAATCTAACTGTTTAGTTACCGGACAACCCGATTGGGCAAGTGTCGTCATCGAATATTCAGGCCAAGCACTCGATCACGAGAGTGTATTAAAATATTTGATTAGCTTTCGAGGCCACAATGAGTTTCATGAACACTGTGTTGAACGAATTTATGTCGATATTAATAATTTAATTAAACCCGAGCGTTTAATGGTTTATGCTAGATATACCCGTCGAGGGGGTCTTGATATTAACCCTTTACGAAGTTCGACTAAAATTAACGCCCCTTTTGAGCGCTTAGTTAGGCAGTAA
- a CDS encoding GGDEF domain-containing protein: MSEQIELLKKKVLKSQKANKLLERSYKAQFETLTQLISRLSQVCKGIDIELDNKLAQLRALIAQGKDFENVESFIQELLGILSQHSKKVSQDMTSTKSSIVDATKNLQKVKGLPKDLKRELEELIEETTSDTDSILHFIPQIDRLVRLYNKSLELAKLDAIPTGGLLNAFANGNGVKEVETIDVVELQKTISNELLNILSNLAFSGDSSNRIEKIRDDLTKPITPKTLVDCCVEVIRIIVGNITEERQSAQNFLLTLNEALTSVHDAVSNSLSGAKKTTSNKKQLNDKLKHNLELISQDVSAATNLDSLKVKVTERIGDIAEALAQKESIEQEEQTLLLTNLSQMQSKLSELESEAETYKTKLSEQRFKSLQDALTKLPNRAAFDERLDIEFTRWQRYNHNLCLAVIDIDHFKSINDNFGHSAGDRTLQVIAMALRKFLRQTDFIARFGGEEFVVLFPESKLNDIIPKLESIREQIKRIPFKFKDKNLNATISIGATQFKKGDTPLGAFDRADEALYKAKRTGRDKVVTTG; this comes from the coding sequence GTGTCCGAACAAATCGAGTTACTTAAAAAGAAAGTTCTTAAGAGCCAAAAAGCGAACAAACTTCTCGAACGCAGTTACAAGGCGCAATTTGAAACGCTGACCCAACTAATCAGCCGCCTGTCACAAGTATGCAAGGGAATTGACATAGAGTTAGATAATAAACTAGCTCAGTTACGTGCGCTTATTGCCCAAGGAAAAGATTTTGAAAATGTCGAATCTTTTATCCAAGAGCTACTTGGTATATTAAGCCAACATAGCAAAAAAGTTAGTCAAGATATGACGTCAACTAAATCATCGATTGTTGACGCCACTAAAAATTTGCAAAAAGTAAAAGGTCTACCCAAAGATCTCAAACGCGAATTAGAAGAACTAATTGAAGAAACCACTAGCGATACCGATTCTATACTGCACTTTATCCCGCAGATCGATCGTCTTGTTAGGTTGTACAATAAATCGTTAGAATTAGCTAAACTCGATGCGATCCCAACCGGTGGTTTGCTTAATGCATTTGCCAATGGCAACGGGGTAAAAGAAGTTGAGACAATCGATGTTGTAGAATTGCAAAAAACCATCAGTAATGAATTACTGAATATATTGAGTAATTTGGCGTTTTCAGGTGACTCATCCAACCGCATAGAAAAAATACGCGACGATTTAACTAAGCCGATTACTCCCAAAACCTTAGTTGATTGTTGTGTCGAAGTGATCCGCATTATTGTGGGTAACATCACCGAAGAAAGGCAATCTGCGCAAAACTTTTTACTGACATTAAACGAAGCGCTGACCTCGGTACACGATGCAGTATCTAATTCCCTCAGTGGCGCAAAGAAAACCACTAGTAATAAAAAGCAGCTGAATGACAAGTTAAAACATAACTTAGAGTTAATTAGCCAAGACGTATCTGCTGCTACCAACTTAGATTCACTCAAAGTTAAAGTCACAGAGCGCATTGGCGATATAGCCGAAGCGCTTGCTCAGAAAGAGAGCATTGAACAAGAAGAGCAAACGCTATTATTGACTAACTTAAGTCAGATGCAATCCAAGCTATCTGAATTAGAAAGTGAAGCTGAAACCTATAAAACAAAATTATCGGAACAAAGATTCAAGTCGTTACAAGATGCCTTAACCAAGTTGCCTAATCGAGCTGCATTTGATGAAAGGTTAGATATCGAATTCACCCGTTGGCAACGATACAACCATAATTTATGTTTAGCCGTTATTGATATTGATCACTTTAAATCGATCAATGATAACTTCGGCCACTCTGCTGGCGATAGAACCTTACAAGTTATTGCGATGGCGTTGCGTAAATTTTTACGCCAAACAGACTTTATTGCCCGCTTTGGTGGAGAAGAATTTGTCGTATTGTTCCCTGAATCGAAACTCAATGACATTATCCCTAAATTGGAATCTATCAGAGAACAGATAAAACGTATTCCATTTAAGTTTAAGGATAAAAACTTAAATGCCACCATTTCAATAGGTGCAACCCAGTTTAAAAAAGGTGACACGCCATTGGGTGCTTTCGACAGAGCTGACGAAGCTTTGTACAAAGCTAAACGAACCGGTCGCGATAAAGTCGTCACCACTGGGTAA